From Patescibacteria group bacterium, a single genomic window includes:
- a CDS encoding ComF family protein, whose product MELLLYGLKYHGLKSAAIPCARLLARALTENYSLSERPVSAAFCPIPLHPQRERERGYNQARLIGKALSHELSLPLRELLIRTRATKDQVKLNRAQRLLNLDGAFEPQQDAILQEQVVFLIDDVVTSGATLHAAASALRKQWPHLQIWGLAVAYHAHGNN is encoded by the coding sequence ATGGAACTTTTGCTCTATGGATTGAAATACCACGGATTGAAATCAGCGGCCATACCCTGTGCGCGTCTGCTTGCGCGCGCGCTCACGGAAAACTACTCTTTATCAGAGCGCCCGGTCTCCGCAGCCTTCTGCCCTATTCCTCTCCATCCACAGCGCGAGAGGGAACGCGGCTATAACCAAGCACGCTTGATCGGCAAGGCACTCTCGCATGAGCTTTCGCTTCCCCTTCGAGAGCTCCTTATCCGCACACGCGCAACTAAGGATCAGGTGAAATTAAACCGCGCACAGCGGCTCCTCAACCTTGACGGCGCATTCGAACCGCAGCAAGATGCCATTCTGCAGGAACAGGTCGTGTTTCTTATTGATGACGTGGTCACCAGCGGCGCGACGCTGCATGCCGCGGCATCCGCCCTTCGGAAACAGTGGCCGCATTTACAAATCTGGGGACTGGCGGTGGCATACCATGCGCATGGAAACAATTAA
- a CDS encoding GIY-YIG nuclease family protein, giving the protein MFYTYILKEKQKHHFYVGSSNDLNERLQEHAQGLTRSTRGRVWNLYCYFAFPSETLARKFEQYLKTGSGRAFAKRHFEFQVDEALA; this is encoded by the coding sequence ATGTTTTATACTTACATACTCAAAGAGAAACAAAAACATCATTTCTATGTTGGTTCGTCGAATGATCTGAATGAACGCCTTCAAGAACACGCACAAGGATTAACAAGATCAACAAGAGGAAGGGTGTGGAATCTGTATTGTTATTTCGCATTCCCAAGTGAAACGCTTGCAAGAAAATTTGAACAATATTTAAAGACTGGATCTGGAAGAGCTTTTGCCAAACGGCATTTTGAATTTCAAGTTGACGAAGCTTTAGCGTAG
- a CDS encoding serine hydrolase, whose amino-acid sequence MKKFMFFFFIFAAFFDTGTRAEAAETLAERLRGRILLQVESYGRAWYVNPADGTRYYLKDGETAFELMRSFGLGITDRDLAKIPIARGQAADRTLAARLSGRILLQVEKRGEAWYVNPSDGLRYYLQDGNAAYALMRQFGLGIKDKDLRKIEMNDVQIVQDTTFDDVAYVKLSGGDIVAEKHQNQILPPASLTKLMTALVLIDHDFDFHRTLTLTADALAFPKALVGDDTTSEIELEAGDQVQADDLFIAMLVASSNQAAIALVDASGMTREEFIAAMNARAKAMGLTRTRFFDPAGLDAHTVTTPYEMALIAQEAFLAPEIFAAARQDAHTITMQQPPYRSLFVTDRNTTLKPYHPDAVKVGFLIEAQRCVALMKDGDIVVIMHARSMSERNGILNKLLSRE is encoded by the coding sequence ATGAAAAAATTCATGTTTTTCTTTTTTATTTTTGCGGCTTTTTTTGACACAGGAACGCGCGCGGAAGCGGCAGAGACGCTCGCGGAGCGCTTACGCGGGCGCATTCTCCTGCAAGTCGAGAGCTATGGCAGAGCATGGTATGTGAATCCGGCGGATGGGACGCGGTATTATCTCAAGGACGGAGAAACCGCGTTTGAACTTATGCGCTCATTCGGGCTGGGGATTACGGACCGCGATCTCGCAAAAATTCCCATTGCACGCGGGCAGGCGGCGGATCGCACATTGGCAGCCCGGCTCTCAGGGCGCATTCTCCTGCAGGTGGAAAAGCGCGGAGAAGCGTGGTATGTGAACCCTTCAGATGGCCTGCGCTATTACCTGCAAGACGGAAATGCGGCGTATGCGCTCATGCGCCAATTTGGGCTGGGGATAAAAGACAAGGACTTGCGGAAGATTGAAATGAACGATGTGCAGATCGTGCAAGATACTACGTTTGATGACGTGGCGTATGTGAAACTCTCGGGAGGCGACATTGTCGCGGAAAAACACCAAAACCAAATCCTCCCTCCTGCTTCGCTCACGAAACTCATGACCGCACTCGTGCTTATCGACCATGATTTTGATTTTCACCGGACGCTAACCCTAACCGCCGATGCCCTTGCCTTCCCCAAGGCGCTCGTGGGCGACGATACCACCAGCGAGATTGAACTTGAAGCGGGAGACCAGGTGCAGGCCGACGATCTGTTTATCGCCATGCTGGTGGCGTCTTCCAACCAGGCGGCGATTGCCTTGGTGGATGCGAGCGGCATGACGCGCGAGGAGTTTATCGCCGCCATGAACGCGCGCGCGAAAGCCATGGGATTGACGCGCACCCGCTTCTTTGATCCGGCGGGGCTCGACGCGCATACCGTCACGACGCCCTATGAAATGGCGCTCATTGCGCAAGAGGCGTTTCTCGCGCCGGAAATCTTTGCGGCCGCGCGGCAAGATGCGCATACCATTACCATGCAGCAGCCGCCGTACCGTTCATTGTTTGTCACTGACCGCAATACCACGCTGAAGCCCTACCATCCTGACGCAGTAAAAGTCGGATTTCTCATCGAAGCCCAGCGCTGCGTGGCGTTGATGAAGGACGGCGATATTGTCGTGATCATGCATGCGCGGAGCATGAGCGAGAGAAACGGCATACTGAACAAGCTGCTCAGCCGCGAATGA
- a CDS encoding GxxExxY protein encodes MNTLSLSDSLAELGPMGKRLSSRLKSLGIMSIEDLLFHYPFRYEDWSRVLPIKNLIPGMQATVSATVKTISFRPGRWKIKPLIEALLEDQNGDHIRAVWFNASYLIKTLTPGTALLLSGKIDRSKDALQLTHPVWEKNTTHAPMHTARIIPIYHATNTISQKQIRSLMAVSLQNIPSIPDPLPSWIASGAKIIPLDRAIRAIHFPSTWAALSAAQTRLKFDELFLLQLRSALARQELTALKSTPIPFHETLTRTFVARLPFKLTTAQRKAAWEIIKDLGKGKPMNRLLEGDVGSGKTVAAAIAALNVIASGHQVAYLAPTAILAAQQFATFCRLFSDTPLCPPLTKGGNGGVFTIALITQGDIRVNKIQSFPPQRDPAYLRESDSRGGTKPKVQNERGYKKISKQELAVLLRKGRVDISIGTHALLSEHIQFQKLALVIVDEQHRFGVNQRAALLRRSAQIKTQIDADADDFLYKELTYQIRGAAFEVANSLGLGLKENVYQKALEESLKQKRLLYEREKSINVSFHDTRVGSFKPDFIIDQKVIVELKALPFIGKIEEKQLWSYLKGSNYKVALLINFGNDKLDIRRIIYDTARDKTPQPSPNQHASVINQHMSASSDLRPSASHLRESAYVPHLLSMTATPIPRSLALVAYADLDLSIINELPKGRAPITTKIIPPEQRQDAYNLIKQELSSGHQAFIICPLIDPSDALGVKSVKEEAERLKREHFPHVNLAALHGRMTPASKDKIMGAFAQGSIQVLVSTPVVEVGIDVPNATVILIESAERFGLAQLHQLRGRVGRSTHSSWCLLATETEQEEALKRLHAAVSSRDGFALAEIDLEMRGPGEVYGTQQSGFLDTLKIAKLTDVIILKQSKETVARLLQEDPALSRYPLLQRRLAVFEESVHFE; translated from the coding sequence ATGAATACCCTTTCTCTTTCTGATTCTCTTGCAGAACTCGGGCCCATGGGAAAACGGCTGAGCTCCCGTTTGAAGAGCCTCGGCATTATGAGCATCGAGGATCTGCTCTTTCACTATCCCTTCCGCTACGAGGACTGGTCTCGAGTTCTGCCTATCAAAAATCTCATCCCCGGCATGCAAGCCACGGTGAGCGCGACGGTAAAAACTATTTCATTCCGTCCCGGGCGATGGAAGATAAAACCGCTCATTGAAGCGCTCCTTGAGGACCAGAACGGCGATCACATTCGCGCGGTATGGTTCAACGCGTCATACCTTATTAAAACCCTTACCCCGGGCACCGCGCTTCTGCTTTCCGGAAAAATTGACCGCTCAAAAGACGCGCTCCAACTCACCCATCCCGTATGGGAAAAAAACACAACTCACGCCCCAATGCATACCGCGCGTATTATCCCGATTTATCATGCGACGAACACCATAAGCCAAAAACAGATCCGCTCGCTTATGGCAGTTTCTCTTCAAAATATCCCCTCCATCCCTGATCCGCTTCCCTCGTGGATAGCGTCAGGCGCCAAAATCATCCCTCTTGATCGCGCGATCCGCGCCATCCATTTCCCGTCCACGTGGGCGGCTTTGAGTGCGGCGCAAACGCGGCTGAAATTCGACGAATTATTCCTTTTACAACTGCGCAGCGCGCTTGCCCGACAGGAGCTTACTGCGCTTAAAAGTACCCCCATTCCGTTCCATGAGACTCTTACGCGCACATTCGTTGCCCGTCTCCCTTTCAAGCTCACCACCGCACAGAGAAAAGCCGCCTGGGAAATTATTAAAGACCTCGGGAAGGGCAAGCCGATGAACCGCCTCCTGGAGGGCGATGTGGGATCGGGAAAGACCGTGGCCGCCGCCATTGCCGCCTTAAATGTGATTGCGAGCGGCCATCAGGTCGCCTATCTTGCGCCCACCGCCATACTCGCGGCACAGCAGTTCGCGACGTTTTGCCGTCTTTTTTCCGACACCCCCCTATGTCCCCCCCTTACGAAGGGGGGGAACGGGGGGGTCTTCACCATCGCGCTCATCACGCAGGGGGATATCAGGGTGAATAAAATTCAAAGTTTCCCGCCTCAGCGGGATCCCGCATACCTTAGAGAATCAGATTCAAGGGGCGGGACAAAACCCAAAGTTCAAAATGAGAGAGGGTATAAAAAAATTTCTAAGCAGGAGCTTGCAGTACTGTTAAGAAAAGGGAGAGTCGACATTTCGATTGGCACACATGCTTTACTTTCTGAACATATCCAATTTCAAAAACTGGCACTGGTCATCGTCGATGAACAGCACCGTTTCGGCGTCAACCAGAGAGCTGCGCTCCTGCGCAGATCAGCGCAGATAAAAACGCAGATAGACGCAGATGCTGATGACTTTCTATATAAGGAATTGACATATCAAATAAGAGGAGCAGCATTTGAAGTGGCAAATAGCTTAGGCCTCGGTTTGAAAGAAAATGTGTACCAAAAAGCACTTGAAGAATCATTAAAACAAAAAAGGCTCTTATATGAGCGAGAAAAATCAATTAATGTCTCATTCCACGATACGCGCGTGGGCAGCTTTAAGCCTGATTTTATTATTGACCAAAAGGTTATCGTAGAACTTAAAGCACTACCTTTTATTGGTAAAATTGAAGAAAAGCAACTCTGGAGTTACCTCAAAGGTTCAAATTACAAAGTTGCGTTACTCATCAATTTTGGCAACGATAAACTGGATATCAGAAGAATAATCTACGACACCGCGAGAGATAAAACGCCCCAACCGTCACCAAATCAGCATGCATCTGTGATTAATCAGCACATGTCTGCATCAAGTGATCTGCGACCATCTGCGTCTCATCTGCGTGAATCTGCGTATGTGCCGCATCTGTTGTCCATGACCGCCACTCCCATTCCCCGTTCGCTTGCGCTGGTCGCCTACGCGGACCTAGATTTGTCAATCATCAATGAGCTGCCCAAAGGCCGCGCGCCGATTACCACTAAAATCATCCCGCCTGAACAACGGCAAGACGCGTATAATCTCATCAAGCAAGAGCTCTCATCCGGTCATCAAGCATTTATCATTTGCCCGCTCATTGATCCTTCCGATGCCTTAGGCGTGAAATCGGTGAAAGAGGAAGCAGAGCGCTTGAAACGAGAACACTTCCCCCATGTGAATCTCGCCGCGCTCCATGGCCGCATGACGCCTGCGTCAAAAGACAAGATCATGGGCGCGTTTGCACAAGGAAGTATCCAGGTGCTGGTATCCACGCCAGTGGTCGAAGTGGGCATTGACGTGCCGAATGCCACGGTAATCCTTATAGAAAGCGCAGAACGGTTTGGGCTGGCGCAACTCCATCAGCTCCGCGGCCGGGTGGGAAGGAGCACCCACTCCTCGTGGTGCTTGCTCGCGACCGAAACAGAACAAGAGGAGGCGTTGAAACGCCTCCACGCGGCGGTCTCCTCCCGCGACGGCTTTGCGCTCGCCGAAATTGACCTAGAGATGCGCGGACCGGGAGAAGTGTACGGCACCCAGCAATCCGGCTTCCTCGACACTTTAAAAATCGCCAAGCTTACCGATGTCATCATCCTTAAGCAATCAAAAGAGACGGTTGCCCGCCTCCTCCAAGAAGATCCCGCGCTTTCCCGCTACCCCTTACTCCAGCGCCGCCTCGCCGTATTCGAGGAATCAGTGCATTTTGAATAG
- a CDS encoding nucleotidyl transferase AbiEii/AbiGii toxin family protein — protein sequence MHKEILTIEQIKLLPVVKYFSRDFDLVGGTAVALHIGHRHSIDFDLFTDKSFNNAVIKRKVSQLAKIDKLLYAETDQFNLIVNKVKMTFFKYDFKIDYNKKFDDIIKMPDLLTLAAMKAYALGMRAKWKDCVDLYFIMRDYHSIVEIIKKTRQIFGSEFNERMFRNQLAYFDDVDYREEVVYLSGFKVNDNEVKKSLIEFSLK from the coding sequence ATGCATAAAGAGATATTAACAATCGAGCAAATAAAACTGCTGCCTGTAGTGAAATATTTTTCGCGGGATTTTGATTTAGTTGGCGGTACTGCTGTGGCATTGCATATTGGACACAGACATTCTATTGATTTTGATCTTTTTACTGACAAGAGTTTCAATAACGCCGTTATAAAGAGAAAAGTAAGCCAACTCGCAAAGATAGATAAATTACTTTATGCTGAAACAGACCAATTTAATCTGATAGTCAATAAGGTAAAAATGACTTTTTTCAAGTATGATTTTAAGATAGATTACAATAAAAAATTTGATGATATTATTAAGATGCCTGATTTATTAACATTAGCTGCCATGAAAGCTTACGCTTTGGGCATGCGCGCCAAGTGGAAAGACTGCGTGGATCTTTATTTCATCATGAGGGATTATCATTCAATCGTGGAAATTATTAAAAAAACTAGACAGATTTTTGGAAGTGAATTTAATGAAAGAATGTTTCGAAATCAACTTGCTTATTTTGATGATGTTGATTACCGCGAAGAAGTTGTATATTTGTCTGGCTTTAAAGTTAATGACAACGAAGTTAAAAAGTCATTGATTGAGTTTAGTTTAAAGTAA